ATCTAGCAGCCCGACTCACTAGTCCTCTATCGCAAAAGTTTTGATAGGTTTGTAGTAAGCACTTTAGTGCTTAAAAATTCAGGACTAAAGTCCTTACTACAAACGATTTTTAATTGGTATTACTTGCCTTTTACCGAATGTTGCACCAGCCAGCAATGTAAGCCCACCATTAACAGCGCTAATGGCAGCATCAACATGGGGATGATTTCTAAACTTGTCCAATTTGCAACCCAACCGGCTCCAGTGGGTATAATCGCAGCCCCCAAACTGGCGGCACTAGTGGCAATGCTAACAGCCGCAGGAACATGGGGATCAGGTAATCGTTGAGGGATTAACCAAATGGTTGCAGGAAAAATGGCTGCCAACCCAAAGCCAATCAACGGTAAGCTAATCCATTGATCTGGCAGTTGCCACCAAGCAAGCAACCCAATGATTACAAGACTGAGCGACATACTGATTGTGCGGACTGCTCCAAGCCGTTGCAAGAAATAACCTAAGATGAAACGTCCCAATGTTAATCCCACCCAGTAGGCACTAACGCTGTAACCAGCTATCAGCGTGGGAGTATGACGAGCGACAGACTGCACAGTGTATGCCCAGTTGCCGATACAGGCTTCAGTGCCAACATAAACCAGCAAAAGTAGCCCAGTTAGCAATACTATCGGAGTTTGCAGCGCTCTGCCCAGATTTTCTAACGCAGTTGTCTTTGAGGGCAATACCCTTACTGTCATTGGTGTGTAGTTGAAGATGATTACGCCCAACACGCTGACAATTAATAGGCTGACAATCCCGGCTAATACTCCATAAACTTGTCGCCAGTTCATGCCAACTGCCAACAAAGTAGTAGCGATCGCGGAGCCTGAAAGTGCGCCAATACCATAGAAAGCATGGAGCAAACCAATCAAATTGGCACTGCGGGAATCTTGCACAATGTAAGTGTTAATGCCTGCATCAATCAACCCAATGCCCAATCCCAACGCCGATCCTGCCGCAACCATGAGAAACCAGGAGGGTGAGATGGCATAAATTATCAGTGCCATCGTCAGCGCACCCGCAGCAATCAACAGCATTCGCGCTAACCCCAGCCGACTACTCACCAGACTACTAGTGACTGCTGCCAGAATGTAACCGCTAATTTGACTGAGAAACAGCAGGGTGACGGTTGCTGGAGTCAGGTTATAGGTAGAGAGAATGGAGGGCAGAAGAACTCCTAATCCTGCTTCAGCTATACCAATGGCAATAAAGGCATAAAAGGCGATCGCCGAACCTATCCACAGAGGCGGTAAGGTGCGTTGATAGTCTGTCATTGGCTGGAATGCTCCTGAACTGCTAAGTTTAAGGGAGCCATTGTAATCCCTTATTCTGTAATTTATGCTCGATCTGCTGCATTTCCTGGATAGTTTCTCCAGTCACGATCGCATAAATTTCGGTGTAGATTTTTCCGTATTTGACCCTCTCTAAAGCCGACAGAACGATCAAGTCTTTGCGATCTAGTTCTGGTTTTAAGGTGACTAAAATTGAATCTAACGTTCCTTCCATGCGGTAGCTACTAGAATATTTAGCAACTTCCTTTCCCAATCCCAGTAGGGTGTGACGCTGCAAGCACAACGGAGTCGATCCATTGACTCGGAAATTGGCATCGATTGCATAAAACAGCCCGTCCCGATCTTCAAGTACATCGAACCCAATCACGCCGAAATAACCCTGTTTGTAAGCATACTCACCAATGGCGGCAATCATCTCAAAGAACTTGCTCATGTCAGTGTTGCGGTAGTCAATCAGTCCCCCTAAATAATTACCTTCTGGAGTGACGAGTTGGCTGGTAGTGCCGATGAGGGTTATCTCTCCCGTTTTGTTGATATAGAACTGTACGCAGTAATTCTGTATCTCATTCTTAACGAACTCCGAGACAATAATCCGATCAAGCAACTTAATATTGAGATATTTCCTGATTTCTTCAAAACAGTAATTCAGATCGCCGAGGCTTTTGATGATATAAGTGCCTTCCCCTGAGAGTCCGTGGGAAGTTTTAATTAAGTAGGGGAATTGTGGTAAATGAATGTCTTCTAGACTACAGGTGCGTAAATCGTAACTCTCGTATTTTGGACATTGCACACCCAGTTCGGCTAGGGTTACTTTGCTGAGTAAACGGTAATGAGTGTCTGAATCAATAGCGTGTTTTTCTTTTTTGAGGCGATCAAAGGGAAATAGAGTGATGAGTTTGTCAAAGCGTTCGCTGTGGCTGAGATCGTCCAGGTAAGTCAATCGATCCATTATCAACCTATTGGAGTAGCTAAAGCCAAAATGCTCTTGCCAGTATGCAAGCAGCGACTTTGGTGGCGGATTAATCGCAATTCCTGGAATGCGATCGCCTAATACAGCTAAAATTTTCCAAGGTTCCTTTTGGCAAATCTTGTCAAAGGAGGTTTTGGTGGCTTCACTACTGCCATCTTGAATAAAATATTTTTCCAGATTGGGATAAGCAGCCCAACTGGCAGTTGCAGGGTAATTTAGGATAAACCCATAAGATGCATCTGTGATATCTTGAGCAAACAGATCGGAAAGAGAACTCCCTTGAAAGTATTGAAAGTTATATTGTGAGTTCATTTCGCCCTCCCAGAAACCGCATCCTCAAACAATTGGACAGATACATCTTGTATCTGCACTCCTGCCAGCAAAACCCGATCTTGCTCAGAGACAATTTCTTTAGTAATTCCAGCTAAGGCTTGGGTAAATTTCGGTGAAATCAATCTATCTTTTGGTTGATTTTGTTTGTAAATCAGTTGCAATTGTTTTGTTTTACTAGATTTTATAGCCTGAAAATTGCTATATTTTTTTTGCATAAAGCTAATATTTGATAATTGACTTTTATTTATATATCTTACTTATCTTTTAATTAACTCTATCAAACGAAATAAGTAAATTAGTTTATTTATTATCTGATGATTGCAGAGACGGCGATTTATCGCGTCTCTTGCCTTAACCGAAATTATTTAACAGACACCTAATCTAAAACCCCCATACCTTAGATGTACAGGGGTTATTTCAGCTTGTGCAAAATGGTTTAATGAAAAGGTTAACTTGTATTTCATCCAATTAAAAACTTAAACATATCCATAGGCAAAGCTGTACTGATCGAGCCAAAAAAGCCCTAAAAATGTTGGGTTTTGTTCTTCAACCCAACCTGCGTAGTTTAAGCTTTTTGGGGCTAATCCAAGCGTCTTGCATCTCACAAATCAACGATGAAACTGTCTCGTAGATGAAAGTCAGCCTCCGCGCCTCGATGAGTTAACGCCCAGTAAGTCACCTCGCCATCTCTATGTTTAATAACTGTAGTAATGGCAACTTCAATTTCTTGTTCTGCCGAGACAATTTTATTCAAATCAACATTTAAAGCCAGTTCTAGACTATCAGCGTGATTCTGAACGCTAAACGGTAGCTTTTCAAAAGCTGTTTCTTCTTGCATCCCTTGACGATAGCCATCAAAACGATAGACATTCCAGTGTCCGGCGGGGGAGAGATTAAACTCCCAATACCGTGCAGAATCTTTGATACCAAGGAAGAATTCAAAGCAGGTGTCTTCCCACAATTCATGCTTGCGTGATGGTGCATTTGATGGTGGGTAAATTGCAATTTCTTTTAAGTCACCTCCAAGGTTGTAGTCAATGGCAAGTTGATTAGCATTTCGAGAGATATTGCCTGTAATTTTCAAATTAGAAAATAACTCAGTAGAAAAGAAAGGTTGCAGGGAAAATGTCTGCTTGTTCATTTCATATCTTGGATAATTTTGCGAATCTGCGTTTCTTGAGATTCAATACTTTCGGTCAGCTTAAACTGGACGATCGCTCTTGCTAAATTATGTTCTGGGTGCTTAACTTTAAAGTAGACATTCCCTGCTAAATAATCAGCAAAAAATCTCAGTCCTAGTTCAAAAGTAATTAGACGGATGGCATCATAGATGTATGCATAATCATTTTCGGTCAGAAATGCTTTAGCCACAGCGAGATAACCCTGGAGGATTTCCTGACATAAATCGGTATCGAAATAAATACTTTCCCAATTTTCGGTTTCTTCACCAGCCGGATTGCAACCCGATCGCAGACAATCACCAATATCGTAATGTACCAGACCGGGTTTTACGGTGTCCAGGTCGATGACACTAACGGCTTGCTGGGTAACAATGTCAAACATCACGTTATTAATTTTGGGATCGCCGTGCATCAGACGCAGAGGTAGCTTGCCTTCAGCTTTGGCATTTTCTAGGATATGTGCAAAGGTTTGGCGATCACTAACAAACTGTAAACAATAATTAACTTCCGAAGATTGACGCACACTAGTTTTTGGCAAAACTTCCTCGTAATGCTGGAGATAAAAGGGTGTAATATGAAACCCTTCGAGGGTGTCAGCTAGTTTTTCTGCTGGCAAATCACTGATTAAATTGTGGAACATCCCCAAGGCATAACCGATTTCTTTCGCGTGGGAGCGATCGCGCATACTATCAAAGGACTGGGAGCCTTCAATAAAGCTGATTGCCCGCCAAAATGAGCCGTCTGCATCCTTCCAATGGTCTTGAGCGTTTTTGGTCAACAGTACGCGTGGCACTTCCCAGCGACGATTCAGGGGTGTATCCTGCAACCTTTTTTGAACGTGTTCAGTTAAGGTACGCATATTCTGCATAATCAGTTGTGGCTGACGAAACACTTGCGTGTTAATGCGTTGCAGGACAAAATGTTGTTCTTTTGAGGAATCTAGAGTTGCTAAAAAAGTGTCATTGATATTACCACTGCCAAATGCTTTAACGCCTGTAACCTTTCCCAGTTGGGCGAATTGGTTAGCGATCGCCACCAGATTTTCTGCACCGTGTGTATTAAATTCTTCTATCATCAGTTTGACCTGTACTACTCCTCACGTACATTGCACGAAAGCAATAGGGGATATCGTAGCGCAAGTATCAAGATAATTCGTAATTCGTAATACTTCGGCTTACCTCGGCTCCGCTCGGCACAAGTCGCTCAGTACAAGTTTGTAATTCGTAATTGATTAACGAGATGTCAATTATGAATTTTTAAAAGTACTACAGCAATTCTGAACCATTTGTGAAAAACAAGATCCCCGACTTTTCAAAAAAGTCGAGGATCTGCGGGTTGCAATTCTTGTCAACCCCGTGCTAGTTCAACAGTTAGGAAATCTCATCGCTATCAACCCACTCATCATAAGATGAGTCATAACCAACGTAGTGAAGAAAGTATTGCTGACCTTGGATTTGCTGAATTGTTGCGGAATACCAAGCCTCTTGGTCATCATCCCAACATTTTACCTTTTGACCTACTGCATATCCATTTTCATCAGTGGAGCGAAGATCGCGAGTCCGAATGTCATCTTCGCCTACCCACTCGTCATAAGATGAACCATAACCAAGGTAATGAACAAAGAACTGGTCATCTTGGATTTTCTCAATAGTTCCTTGATACCAATCCTCTTCATCATTATCCCAGACTTCTACTGTTTTGCTGACTTCATACTGAGTCTTATCTGATTTATCTGATTTAACGGCAGATGAGACATCTTGAATCGGCTTTTGTTCCTCTTGTTTGATTTCCTCTTTTACTAGAGCATAAGCTTGCAAAATCAAACTGCGAGTGACAGTTTGAATTCCTGTATGCTCGTAGTAATTGGTAGTTTGATCTAGGAATGCTGCAACTAAATCTAAATTATCATCAGCAATCTGAATAAAATTACCCAAATTACTAGAAATTGATTGCGGGGTTATGCCTGTCCTAGATACTAAATTATTCATCCAGCCTTGCACGGAGTTGAAACCCTGACTGATAAAACCAACTTTATCAGAAGGATTGCTGCCTGGAAGAAAGTTATTAACGGCTAAGAAAACCGGATTTTGAGTTATTGCATTAGCATCAGTACCACTAATAACTCCGTGAATTTTGCTGAGAAAGTCAGGGCCTAAGGGCAGAATTCCATCTAGACAAACCAAAGCTACCATACGCATTAGAGATGCATTTTGATAGTTGTTAGTCAGGGAATTAGCAAACTCTTGGGGATTAGGTTGAGGAATGCCATTTAGTTTGCAAAAGGCGATGATTTCGACAGCAATTTTTAATACTAAGTCAATGGATTGAGTGACATCGGCTTTGGGAGTAATGTTGCCTAAAAAAGAAAGAAAGCCGATTTTTTCACTAACTTTATTCGCTAAAGCCGCCGCTGCCATCGCTGTGTCTGCTTTATCAATTGTTTGATAAAGTTTGATGGCAAACTGGTAGCCTTTTTGAGGATCTTGGTATAAAGTAACAGCGCGATCGCGGATTTTTTGAATTACCTTAGCATCGGTAACTCCTGTAATGGCGCGGATATTATTGTCAAACCCCGTTAAATTGCTCCATTCACCTGGTGCTACATAATCAAGAGCCTTTAACACTTTGACAGTAATATTGTCAGTCGGTAACTCGTCAACCAACTGAATAATTGATTTATCCATCAGCCGATCCTCAAAACTCCAGATATCGTTACAACACGGTTCGGAGCAGCCCATATCTAGCGCTGGGCAATTGCTGAACCGTATTTATAGAGTTCCCCAACCTGACCAAAAAATAACGATGTTAGTAACAGACGCTACATCTAAATATATTGCAAAGGCGATCGCATCCCAAACGCAAAGCTGAATCAACTGCTTGAGTCTGCGAGGGATGCGCTCGCTTTCCAGACAAAACCCAGATGCATTGACAAACCTAGACGCAGACAGCAATTTTGAATCCAAAATGGTATTATTTTGGCAAAACCACGTTTTGACGCACAGCACGCTTGCGTAGGCGTAGCCCGCACTTCGGCTGCGCTCAGTGACCATCGTAGACATCGCTTTTTCGAGTACCTCCAGCCATCTGATACTCATGGCTATTGTTGCCATATTTATAAGCAGTACCACGCAAAATTTTCTCAGAATAGTCTGCTAAATCCTGTTCATTTTCAACGAGCTGGGTTAGTAAGACATCAATAGTAGAGAGAGTGGTATTGTATGCTTCTAGAGATTTTCGGAGACTTTCGATTTTTTCAGTATAATCTTTGACTGTTAAGCTCTCTCCGACATCGAGAGTTGGACTAATAGATTTAATGCTTGCTAAGCGAAAGTTGCTACAGCTTGCGCGAAACGCGGAAACGTTAAAGCAGAAGTTGCTGCAAGCAAAGTGGAAGTTGTTACAAGATTCAGTCGCTCCCTTCGACTTCGCTCAGGGAGCTTTCGACTTCGCTCAGGGAGCGGGAGCGTTTTTGTGGTCGAAGCTAGTCAGCCTACTGTAATGAGTTTCATTTTGACATTCGGCTAACTTATGCAACAAATTTGTATCCCCTGAAATTAAAGCTTGCTTCTTTTTTCGATTCCAACCTTGGACTTGTTTCTCACGCTCAAAAGCATCCACCACAGACTGATAATACTCGCAGAAAACCAGCTTTACAGGCAACCGTTTTGCCGTGTGGTTTGCGCCCTTACCTTGTTGATGTTGCCACAGCCGCCGCTCAAGATCCGTTGTACTACCCGTGTAGTAACTACCATCAGCACATTCAAGAATGTACATATAAGCCATAAATTGATTTGCGCGATCGCTTTCTATTAGAAAAAGCGTTCCCTGAGCGAAGTTGAAGGGAACACTTCGCTCAGGGAACACTCCTTCTGAATTTTCATCATCCTTGTAAAACTTGAACAGGAGTGAACTTTAAATCAGCAAATACCAGTGAAGCGATCGCTCCGAAATACCGAAAGTGCGATCGCCTGTTTTAATCAGTACAATTGCAGTAGCAGTAATTGATTTCCTTAAGCAAAACGTTCTCTCAACAAGACGTTCCCTGAGCGGAGTCGTTCGCGTAGCGTCCCGCAGGGAAGGGAACATTCTAATTGCTCTTAGTACCAATGCCATCGCAGAGGTGCTTGTCGCTCACATTGGGATTTGATTGTAAATAACCACGTAGCCTAGCGCAACTGTAGACAATTAAATCATCTAGGTTATTTGGGTACACCTTCCAGAGTTTGACGCTATTGTCCCAACTAGCAGAAGCGATGGTCTTGCCATCTGGGCTAAATGCTACACTATGGACTGATGACTTATGCCCGTTGAAAGTGGTGATTTCTTTACCTGTAGCCGTGTCCCAGAGTTTCACGGTGTTGTCAGAACTACCGGAAGCGATGGTCTTGCCATCCGGGTTAAATGCTATGCTACTGACCACTTCGCTATGCCCCGTGAGGGTATTGATTTCTTTACCTGTAACCGCATCCCAGAGTTTGACGTTGTTGTCAGCACTACCAGAGGCGATGGTCTGGCCATCGGGGCTAAATGCTATGCTATGAACTGAGCCACTATGCCCATTGAAAGTAGTGATTTCTTTACCTGTAGCCGCATTCCAAAGTTTGACGCTTCCGTCAAGACTAGCAGAAGCGATGATTTTGCCATCAGGGCTAAATGCTACACTATAGACAGATTTGCTATGCCCCTTGGGGGTGGAGATGGGTTTACCTGTAGATGCGTCCCAGAGTTTCATTGTTTTGTCCTCACTAGCGGAAGCAATGGTCTTGCCATTAGGGCTAAATGCTACACTATAGACCGATTTGCTATGCTCCTTGAGGGTGGAGATGGGTTTACCTGTAGCCGCATCCCAGAGTTTGATGCTGTTGTCCCAACTAGCAGAAGCAATAGTCTTGCCATCCGGGCTAAATGCTACCTCATTGACCCTATCACTATGCCCCTTGAGGGTGGTGATTTCTTTACCTGTAGCTGCATCCAAGAGTTTCACTGTTGTGTCAAGATTACCAGAAGCGATGGTCTTGCCATCCGGGCTAAATGCTACGCTCAAGACCGCAGCCGAGACCGCAGCGTTATCCCCCTTGAGGGTGGAGAGTTCTTTACCTGTAGTCGCATCCCAGAGTTTGGTGGTATTGTCCGCACTAGCAGAAGCGATCATCTTGCCATCGGGGCTAAATGCTACCTCAGTGACCGCAACGCTATGTCCCTTGAGGGTGGAGATGGCGTTACCTGTAGCCGCATCCCAGAGTTTCATCGTTTTGTCAGAACCACCAGAAGCGATGATCTTGCCATCCGGGCTAAATGCTAAACTATAGACCGATTGGCCTTCATAGATGGTAGAGATGGTTTTACCTGTAGCCGTGTTCCAGAGTGTGATGATTCTGCCAAAACCACCAGAAGCGATGATCTTGCCATCCGGGCTAAATGCTACCTCAGTGACCGCAGCGTTATCGTTCTTGAGGGTGGAGATGGCTTTACCTGTAGCCGCATCCCAGAGTGTGACACCCTTGGTCCAATTACCAGAAGCAATGAGTTTGCCATCCGGGCTAAATGCTACGCTATTGACCTCAACGTTATCCTCCTTGAGGGTGGAAATGGGTTTGCCTGTAGCCGCATCCCAGAGTTTCATTGTTTTGTCCTTACTAGCAGAAGCAATGGTCTTGCCATCCGGGCTAAATGCTACACTATAGACCAATTCGCTATGCCCCTTGAGGGTGGAAATGGGTTTACCTGTAGCCACATCCCAGAGTTTAAGGCTCTTATCAGCACTAGCAGAAGCAATGGTCTTGCCATTGGGGCTAAATGCTACGCTACTGACCCTATCACTATGCCCCTTGAGGGTGGTGATTTCTTTACTTGTAGCTGCATCCAAGAGTTTCACTGTTGTGTCATTACCAGAAGCGATGGTCTTGCCATCCGGGCTAAATGCTACGCTATGACCTTCCAAACGGTTTCGCTCCTGCACATTGTAAATTGCTCGTTGGAGTGCTATTAAAACTTGCTGATTAACCGTTTCCTTTAGATTAGCAGCCTTAAGTGGTCTACCTGAAAGTTGTCTCCCTGACTGTAGAGCTGCAACCGCAGCCTCAAGTTGCCTATCCAACAATAGGGAAGCTTCAGAACTTTGCGCCAGAGCAATGATACTTTGTTGTGTTGCTTCCCTGGCTTTGTTTTGGGCATCATACCATTGATAACCCGCAAAGATAGCTACTCCAGCTAACCCCATACTAAACAAAGTAACAATTCGATTTTGCCGCTTTGCTGCTGCTAACTTTTCTTGTTGGCGTTCTTTCTCTTCTCGCTCAAGGCGATTTCTTAATTCTTGACTCTCCTGAATGTATTTCTCCGCTACCCCATTCAGCATTTGCCAATCACCAAATCTAGTTAAATATGCCTCTGCTACTGCTAATCTGTCATCTTTTCTGAGAAACCCTGGCTTTTTCTCATTCCTCTCCCATTCTTGGGCTTCCGCTTCAATCTGTCGCTCAAGGGCTATTCCCAACTTATATTCCTCTTTCCACTCCCGCAACATTTGCCAATGGCGGATTAAGGCTTCGTGGACAACATCTAAAATTACATCCTGGGAATCCGGCTCATCTCTCTTCGTAATTAATCGTGCATCTTTATCGGCTAACTTCTCACTCACCTGTTGCAAAAGTTCCAAGGAATGATGAGAATTAACCAACTCGCGTAAACGCACGCGCCGCCTAACATCTGTGGTTTCTCCCATTTGCGTTAATTCTAGAAAAATCCGCCGCGCCACAATTTTTTCTGTTGCTGAAAGACTTTCGTAAACTGCATCGGCGCGTTTTTGTAGCGTTCCTTCCACCCCGCCTAAATCCTCATAAATTTTCAGGCTGAGAACCTCATCGCCTTGATTTCTCGACTCACGCCACAATTCTGTCAAGGTATATTGCAGCAAAGGCAAACTTCCGGGGTAATCTTCAACATCATTAATTAGTTGCTGTTTTAACCTTCCTTCAATCCCTAAACCTACCCAATCAGCCGGTTTAGTAATGGCTTCTTCAATTTCCTCACGGGTTAAGTGTTCGACGTTGATGTAAGGTTTATTAATTCTGCCCGCAAATTTGGGATATTCTCGCCATCTCCCCCGAAAATCCGATCGCATCCCAATGAAAATATAGAGGTTATCTCAATACCTCTGCCAATTTACGAGGGTTCAACGCCAGTGGAAACGGGATGAATACGTCCTAAAGAAGTAAGCTTGGCAAAAATCTGGGTTAATAAAATAGGCTCAGGGATTTCGGGAAGCATTTTTAACATTTCACGAACATATCGAAAACCACGATGGTAAGCCTTAAGGTCAATAATGCCAGAACCGGGATTGAGTTGCTGGAAATCAGCGAGAAGATGGTGGGATAAATTGACCATAAAAAATGCTAAATTAGAAGCATTAGTCACGGCAGTTTGGCTCAGGTTCATAAAATCTTCCAATCCCCAAAACTGCTTGGCATCCCTAAAATTAAACTCGATTTGGAAACGGAGTTTGTAATAGTCGATAATTTTTTCAAATGACAGAGTTAGGTCGCTAGAAAAAATAATTACATGGCTGCAAGCATTAGTTTTAAGATTGGTTTTGACCAAAATCACTACATTGAGAGCTTGGGCAAATTCTTTGTGAATAAGAGTGGCTTGATAAATATCAGTTTGAATATCATCCTCAATAGCACTTTTACATAAGTATTTGTCAGGTATATTACGATAGTCTAGCTTATCACCGTATTTACGACGAGAGCGCTTACTGGAGTCAGGATTTTCATAAGGGAAGTATAATGCTGAATCATGGCGCAATTTGGAAATTATCTGCAAGTTGACAAGACGTGCCATCTGCAAAGCATTGTTGTTACCAAAATGACCATCTACTACCAAGTAGGTGAGGGAAATAGAGTTAGCTAATAACTTGAATAGTGAACCAATCATTTTCTGAATTAGTATTAATTCAGATGTTAATATCACTTCCTTTTTATTTTTGTTTTTACTTCCTTTTGGTCGTCCACGCCCACGCTTTTCTTTTTTGTTTGGTTTTTCGATTGTCGAGGTACTTTTTGTTTGAGTATCTTTCTTTATTACCTGTTCTATCTGAATCGGAAACGAGTGCCTCTGTTCAACACTCACTAATGATAATACAAAGAAAGATAATCCTGATATCGGTTTATTGGCTAGGCTAGAAAAGAATCTATCTAATCCATAAGTCTTTTTACCCGATTTACTGACTACAACTTCATCTCCTGCAAGCAAATATACCTCATTCGCACGGAACAAATGCTTGCGGAAAAATAGCCAAAACAATGTAGCCCAAGGTATTACTGTATGAAAAAACCGCAACATCGTCCGATAACTACCACCAATGCCTGCCCAACGGGAAATTCCCAACATCGTGACTCGTCCGCTCATCGCTAACATAGCCAGGATTATCTGGTTCAATTGCCGCATCGTCGTAGCGTTTATCTGCGGTAGCAAGCATTGTAGCAGTGATAAGATATCGGACATGGGCTGATTGTAGTTTTTGAGTTGTCGTTGTGAGAGACAATAACTCTACTACATCGGCCCTCTCTCCTCATCCTCTTATTTTGGCTAAGGTATTGTATCTGTACAGTCAATTAATTCCCGCAAACAGTCAAAGAATTCTTGGCGCTGGCTGTCATCGCACATAGTAAAGCATTCTTCAAACTGGTCGATAATCAAAATGACTGGTGTGTTTAATGCTTTTAACTCCTCGCCGATGACATGGGCAAGATTTTCCATTGTCCCGCCTAACTTTTTAGATCCCCCTAAATCCCCCTTCAAAAGGGGGACTTTAAGAGATTCTTCGCCCCCCTTTTTTAAGGGGGGTTGGGGGGATCTAAGCAAAGAAAGTGCAAAAGCCTCCTGTAAACTGTTAACAGGAGATTCTTTAGGCGTAAACGGAGTAATATAAGTCCAGCGATCGCTTCCTGGAATTTCTTGTCCTAGCTTCAGCTGGTAAAGTAACCCAGCCCGTAACATAGATGATTTTCCACTACCGGAAGCACCTAATACAGCAATGAGGCGATGCTTATCTCTTACCTGTTTAATCAACTGCCCAGTTAACGCACTCCGCCCATAAAAAACCTCAGCATCTTCCTTTGTCTCGGTAAAATACGACAGAGAACGATAAGGACACTTATCCTGAAAGCTTTTTTGCGAAAACTTAGTTGTCAACAAAATTGCGCGTGGAGAATTGGCAATTAACGGACGCTGGACTGTATTCGGCATTCGGCTGATAATGAAATCTGCCAATTTGTGGCTATTAATGATCCCATCTGCGTCATTTTCCGGGTTCAATCCTGCAAGTAAAG
This portion of the Nostoc sp. GT001 genome encodes:
- a CDS encoding caspase family protein, whose protein sequence is MASEWAAQVIGINYYPEYTTLKPLTAAAEDAEKIAEQLEQYGYRPFRAQCLPRTLNPKGESKIDRQGAVKVQELREAIANLFNPPDPNPTPETALFFFSGHGWCKTVAGKEEVFLATSDVLPEAEVYGIPLSWLGEQLQISQAKRVVVWLDCCYSGELLKFIPTDKDYCFITATRSYETGVEIPHAQGLMTQTLLAGLNPENDADGIINSHKLADFIISRMPNTVQRPLIANSPRAILLTTKFSQKSFQDKCPYRSLSYFTETKEDAEVFYGRSALTGQLIKQVRDKHRLIAVLGASGSGKSSMLRAGLLYQLKLGQEIPGSDRWTYITPFTPKESPVNSLQEAFALSLLRSPQPPLKKGGEESLKVPLLKGDLGGSKKLGGTMENLAHVIGEELKALNTPVILIIDQFEECFTMCDDSQRQEFFDCLRELIDCTDTIP